A single region of the Anaerolineales bacterium genome encodes:
- a CDS encoding alanine dehydrogenase, with protein MNIAIPKERRPFEFRVGLPPEGVDMLVSHGHAVYVETGAGNGAGFADVDYEKAGARIVYSPEETFGRADLVLKFARPLKEELEMMVPGLTVAGFLHLAATRQDKIEMLLDKKITAIAYEQVEAPAGYRPILAPLSEIGGRMAVSIASRLLQNDQGGRGVLLGGIVGVPRAQVVIIGAGVVGGTAAWSFAAVGAAVTVIDIDLRRLQELHMRCPSSIETVFSTPYNIAKACARADILVGAILVPGERPPIVVTRKMVASMQPRSIIIDLSIDQGGCVETSRPTTSAAPTYVEEGVIHFCVPNIAGVLGRTGTLGLYNGTFPFLQAVAREGIEEAIRTVPGIELGIVTRDGKVQHLSRFGGVGGRGR; from the coding sequence ATGAACATCGCGATCCCCAAAGAACGCAGGCCTTTTGAGTTCCGCGTGGGTTTGCCGCCGGAAGGCGTCGACATGCTGGTCTCGCATGGCCACGCCGTGTACGTTGAGACGGGCGCCGGGAACGGCGCAGGATTCGCCGACGTGGACTATGAGAAGGCAGGCGCCCGCATCGTGTACAGCCCGGAGGAGACCTTCGGCCGCGCCGATTTGGTCTTGAAATTTGCCCGGCCGCTCAAGGAAGAACTGGAAATGATGGTTCCCGGCCTGACGGTGGCGGGCTTCCTTCACCTTGCAGCCACGCGCCAGGACAAGATTGAAATGCTGCTCGACAAGAAGATCACCGCCATTGCCTACGAGCAGGTTGAGGCGCCGGCCGGCTACCGCCCGATCCTGGCGCCGTTGAGCGAGATCGGCGGCCGGATGGCCGTATCCATCGCCTCCCGACTGCTGCAGAACGACCAGGGCGGAAGGGGTGTGCTGCTGGGGGGCATCGTCGGAGTCCCGCGGGCACAGGTGGTGATTATCGGCGCCGGCGTTGTCGGGGGAACGGCGGCCTGGTCCTTCGCCGCCGTCGGGGCGGCGGTGACTGTGATCGACATCGACCTGCGTCGGTTGCAGGAGCTGCACATGCGCTGCCCGTCGTCGATCGAGACTGTCTTCTCGACACCCTACAACATCGCCAAGGCCTGCGCCCGGGCAGACATCCTGGTCGGCGCCATCCTGGTGCCGGGTGAGCGGCCGCCGATTGTGGTTACCCGCAAGATGGTGGCCTCGATGCAGCCGCGCTCGATCATCATCGATTTGAGCATCGACCAGGGGGGCTGCGTTGAGACCTCTCGACCCACAACCTCTGCTGCCCCAACCTACGTCGAGGAGGGTGTGATCCATTTCTGTGTGCCAAACATCGCCGGCGTGCTCGGTCGAACGGGGACCCTGGGGCTGTACAACGGTACATTTCCCTTCCTGCAGGCAGTGGCCAGAGAAGGCATCGAAGAAGCAATCCGCACGGTCCCCGGGATCGAACTCGGCATTGTCACGCGTGATGGGAAGGTGCAGCATCTTAGTCGCTTCGGTGGGGTCGGAGGCAGAGGCAGATGA